From a region of the Pseudomonas fulva 12-X genome:
- a CDS encoding DUF799 domain-containing protein, protein MPLLTSLRTLAALAAIALLAGCVTQQPYDYSAFKESSPASILVLPPVNKSPDIKATYSMYSLITAPLSEAGYYVLPVAVVNETFKQNGMANAEEIREVPPQKLYEIFGADTVLYIDVTEYGSSYKVISSEVAVAASATLVDLRTGKELWKGVARASTAEQQQNSGGGLAGILITALVNQVMNSLNDRGHEIAGITSSRLLSSNAVNGILPGPRARPVSAR, encoded by the coding sequence ATGCCTCTACTGACCTCTCTCAGAACCCTCGCGGCCCTGGCCGCCATCGCCCTGCTGGCCGGTTGCGTCACCCAGCAGCCCTACGACTACAGCGCCTTCAAGGAAAGCAGCCCGGCCTCCATCCTGGTGCTGCCGCCGGTCAACAAATCGCCGGACATCAAGGCCACCTACAGCATGTATTCGCTGATCACCGCGCCCCTGAGCGAGGCCGGTTACTACGTGCTGCCAGTGGCGGTGGTCAACGAGACCTTCAAGCAGAACGGCATGGCCAACGCCGAGGAAATCCGCGAGGTGCCGCCGCAGAAGCTCTACGAGATCTTCGGTGCCGACACCGTGCTGTACATCGACGTGACCGAGTACGGCAGCAGCTACAAGGTGATCAGCAGCGAGGTGGCGGTGGCCGCCAGCGCCACCCTGGTCGACCTGCGCACCGGCAAGGAACTGTGGAAAGGCGTGGCCCGGGCCAGCACCGCCGAGCAACAGCAGAACAGCGGCGGCGGCCTGGCGGGCATTCTGATCACCGCCCTGGTCAATCAGGTGATGAATAGCCTGAACGACCGCGGCCATGAGATCGCCGGCATCACCAGCTCGCGCCTGCTGAGCAGCAACGCGGTCAACGGCATTCTGCCCGGCCCTCGCGCGCGGCCCGTCAGCGCTCGCTGA